One Rosa chinensis cultivar Old Blush chromosome 3, RchiOBHm-V2, whole genome shotgun sequence DNA window includes the following coding sequences:
- the LOC112194933 gene encoding phosphatidylinositol transfer protein 3 isoform X1, which produces MSFKKQRESTIEKTLLPDEQRAKIDEVKKMIGPIVDKLPMLCSEAEISRYLRARNWNTKKAGKMLKDSIKWRLEYKPEKIRWENVAHEAETGKIYKASYSDKYGRTVLIMRPGFQNTSAVNEQILYLVYCMENAINSNPDHEQMVWLINFQLWNTSSISLKVTRETAKVLQNHYPERLGLGILYNPPKIFESFWTMVKPFFEPKTFKKVKFVYSDNPQSLKTMAELFDIDKLDAAFGGRNACGFDYEAYAQRMKEDDKKMCDFIETGCSPSLQPSIMSELQQSDSVASDPGSEGSDEAAGLSSGDEAPAASSNIIDDKMQQDEPRLNTNDVANGDTKKQK; this is translated from the exons ATGTCATTCAAAAAGCAGCGGGAAAGTACGATAGAGAAAACTTTGTTACCAGATGAGCAGCGAGCCAAG ATTGATGAAGTCAAGAAGATGATAGGCCCTATTGTTGATAAGCTACCAATGCTTTGTTCAGAAGCAGAAATATCAAGGTACCTTAGAGCGCGAAACTGGAATACAAAGAAGGCAGGAAAGATGTTGAAAGACTCCATAAAATGGAGACTGGAATACAAGCCAGAGAAGATTCGCTGG GAAAATGTTGCTCATGAAGCAGAGACGGGAAAAATCTACAAAGCCAGTTACTCTGACAAGTATGGAAGGACAGTTCTTATAATGAGACCTGGTTTTCAG AACACAAGCGCGGTAAATGAACAGATCTTATATTTGGTATATTGCATGGAGAATGCCATAAATTCAAATCCAGATCATGAGCAGATGGTGTGGCTGATCAATTTCCAACTATGGAACACATCAAGTATTTCATTGAAAGTGACTAGGGAAACAGCAAAGGTCCTGCAGAATCATTATCCTGAGAGATTGGGCCTTGGCATCCTTTATAATCCCCCAAAAATATTTGAGTCATTTTGGACG ATGGTAAAGCCATTTTTTGAGCCTAAAACATTCAAGAAAGTGAAGTTTGTGTACTCTGATAACCCACAGAGCCTGAAGACAATGGCAGAGCTTTTCGATATAGATAAGTTGGATGCTGCATTTGGTGGCAGAAATGCATGTGGTTTTGACTATGAAGCCTATGCACAAAGAATGAAAGAAGATGACAAGAAAATGTGTGATTTCATTGAGACTGGTTGTTCTCCATCTCTTCAACCATCAATAATGTCTGAATTGCAGCAGTCCGATTCAGTGGCTTCTGACCCTGGTTCTGAGGGCTCTGATGAAGCAGCTGGCTTATCATCCGGTGACGAAGCACCTGCTGCTTCTTCAAATATTATTGATGACAAAATGCAACAAGATGAACCCCGTCTAAATACCAATGACGTTGCAAATGGTgacacaaagaaacaaaaatga
- the LOC112191645 gene encoding uncharacterized protein LOC112191645 isoform X2 has product MDVVEDTLYLQLHKLSAINSEEALHQLLSTLWKTRKTGLRDKSHLQSLLNLQSLSDLDPVLACLRSLIRKWVHENLTADDLLKLFPPDLPLDLQSILVLSLQKFESQWKDEIAREQVKTTSLGMSHSLHNDHVAQLSRHEFASEITPVSPCNLGTLPRLKSMTWTMENCNSGSANKVAIINLKLQDYTKSSADEIEVKFQLTRDTLEAMLRSLTYIREQLSSVVGAASGPSQKKQKQSDHVV; this is encoded by the exons ATGGATGTGGTGGAAGACACGCTTTACCTGCAATTGCATAAGTTATCAGCCATAAATTCCGAGGAAGCACTGCACCAATTGCTTTCCACTCTCTGGAAAACAAGGAAAACCGGTCTCCGCGACAAGTCCCACTTGCAGTCTCTCCTCAATCTACAATCACTCTCCGACCTCGACCCT GTTTTGGCATGCCTTCGTTCGCTCATCAGAAAATGGGTACATGAAAACTTGACTGCCGACGACCTTCTGAAGCTCTTTCCACCCGATTTGCCCCTCGATTTGCAGAGCATTTTGGTGTTGTCCCTTCAAAAGTTTGAGTCTCAATGGAAGGACGAAATAGCCAGAGAGCAG GTTAAGACAACCTCTTTGGGTATGTCGCACTCATTACATAATGATCATGTTGCTCAATTAAGCCGACATGAGTTTGCGTCAGAGATCACTCCCGTGTCTCCTTGCAACTTG GGAACTCTTCCTCGCCTAAAGTCAATGACTTGGACCATGGAGAACTGTAACTCCGGATCAGCTAACAAAGTGGCCATCATTAATCTCAAG CTGCAAGATTATACCAAATCTAGTGCAGATGAAATCGAGGTGAAGTTCCAACTGACTAGGGACACTCTTGAAGCAATGTTGAGGTCATTGACCTACATCAGAGAACAACTCTCAAGCGTG GTTGGGGCTGCTTCTGGGCCATCACAGAAGAAGCAAAAGCAGTCAGATCATGTGGTTTGA
- the LOC112191644 gene encoding uncharacterized protein LOC112191644, with translation MGGLVLEIGSQISKFVMISVKTCYKSVGNHPFVVGILLFLLFLHRSFPVLFSVLVSSSPVLVCTAVLLGTLLSFGQSHIPEIERQDHIASLRARVPGDDTVVLERGGSFSTEKFSASRDVVDAVALEEAGSTDYTVNDEVGAPLINQNVQQTQSDERVVEDVDRDIELENQGLPNDVQAVEQQYTLLQKVQDQILQVHDDNVSPRGGGEHLDSFLGGYGHDDSGDASDSGSDGAESSSPDASMADILPILDELHPLLDSEAPQPARMLHDGSDAASDSSVESDQGGQVDEDDGVDYNGGDEEEVLAHGGTDDESKSAIKWTDDDQKNLMDLGNLELERNQRLESLIARRRARKSFKLTAEKNLIDFDGVDLPFNVSPISTTRRNPFDSPFDDSYGNMPIPGSAPSIMLARRNPFDLPYDSNEEKPDLKGDHFEQEFIASHANDAFFRRHESFSLGASSLGGAKHERQEFKWKPVFVPERLASEGTGYSSFQRQSSEVSESKLSSVPDSDSVSSVADLDDRKFSEQDFTKETEVISNIYHASGLVDHGSHSYEDVYSLEMEQADKRDVLHNGLDIELGKRENLEPSLLDNGGLPTVVTNELHLNPELVEEEDSSSRSSLSSLSEADEKISDVRKGEKSLDPSGDLNKEFLISPQHSLEESNVQFMSTTADENQFKEPVYDSTPLDAENLISLNSISSDMQAEISELVRPQASAEMYESFMYKDDVDGEKIEKAISGDEEICGATSKAHEPDAIEGDLGNYNQPQLTSSVSEVEINLPRNLEVNAASSESSYHFLLSNEQTSEQEKDLSWLDKSMVEPCLGDHLEALVIEDTVKEEVDDIKEIDAELLSELDTVGDFSVKEVVGEPLHYELITEEANAVSTESGLSTADPNLLEPFQELPVLEHTQEVVDVDGTFKQIHEGVNVEEVMCPSVVDNELEVVSKSTVQASSQLLTVEATSLEDIITSSNQALDSSVNEFPQLLDTEGSAELHLELPAEGNEVSADVLPDAEEEIASGNIGSSVQETFTTHIPLKQLSEGNVAELPNPSNSKDVLAEVGTEAVVEIVSSNVVYGVEETVTDSPLKQLSEGNVAELPNPSNSKDVLAEVGTEAVVEIVSSNDIYGVEETVTDSPLKQLSEGNVAELPNPSNSKDVLAEVGTEAVVEIGSSNVVYGVEETISDSPLKQVSEDDVRELPKPSNSKDGCEEVRTMVGDSIDEIGSNNTGSGVQETIPTHSALKQVSESIVDDSIEIASGNREVVQEPIPTQVSEKNVGVGELPKPSDSNDGLAE, from the coding sequence ATGGGGGGTTTAGTGTTGGAAATTGGAAGTCAAATCAGCAAGTTTGTGATGATATCAGTGAAAACATGTTATAAATCAGTTGGCAATCATCCATTTGTTGTGGGCATCCTGCTTTTCCTTCTATTTCTGCACAGATCATTTcctgttttgttttctgttttggtgTCATCATCCCCTGTTCTAGTCTGCACTGCTGTTCTTCTTGGAACCCTTTTAAGTTTTGGCCAATCCCACATACCCGAAATTGAACGCCAAGACCATATTGCTTCGCTTAGAGCCAGGGTTCCAGGCGATGACACTGTTGTTCTTGAGAGGGGTGGCAGcttttccacagagaaattcTCTGCGAGCAGGGATGTTGTCGACGCCGTGGCCCTTGAAGAAGCCGGCTCGACAGATTACACAGTCAATGATGAGGTTGGCGCGCCGCTTATTAATCAGAATGTGCAGCAGACTCAGAGTGACGAGAGAGTGGTTGAGGATGTGGACAGAGACATAGAGTTGGAAAATCAGGGCTTGCCAAATGATGTGCAAGCAGTTGAGCAGCAGTATACTTTGCTTCAAAAGGTTCAAGATCAGATTCTCCAAGTGCACGATGATAATGTGTCTCCCCGAGGAGGAGGAGAACACTTGGATTCCTTTCTGGGTGGCTACGGTCATGATGACAGTGGTGATGCTTCTGATTCTGGGTCGGATGGGGCTGAGAGCTCGTCGCCAGATGCTTCAATGGCTGACATCCTTCCAATTCTTGATGAGCTACACCCACTTTTAGACTCAGAAGCTCCACAGCCTGCTCGTATGTTGCATGATGGCTCTGATGCAGCTTCAGATAGTAGTGTTGAGTCGGACCAGGGTGGACAAGTAGATGAGGATGATGGGGTTGATTACAATGGCGGAGATGAGGAAGAAGTACTGGCACACGGTGGCACAGATGATGAAAGCAAATCTGCAATTAAGTGGACAGATGATGACCAAAAGAATCTCATGGATTTGGGAAATTTGGAGCTTGAAAGGAACCAACGCTTGGAGAGTCTTATTGCAAGGAGAAGGGCAAGAAAAAGCTTCAAATTAACGGCTGAGAAGAATCTAATAGATTTTGATGGTGTTGATCTTCCCTTTAATGTTTCACCAATATCAACAACAAGGCGCAACCCATTCGATTCTCCATTTGATGACTCCTATGGCAACATGCCCATCCCTGGTTCTGCTCCATCCATTATGTTGGCAAGGAGAAATCCTTTTGATCTTCCTTATGACTCCAATGAAGAAAAACCTGACCTTAAGGGAGACCATTTCGAGCAAGAGTTTATTGCATCGCATGCCAACGATGCATTCTTCCGTAGGCATGAAAGCTTCAGTTTGGGAGCTTCAAGCTTGGGGGGTGCCAAGCACGAGAGGCAAGAATTTAAGTGGAAACCTGTTTTCGTACCAGAAAGATTGGCTTCAGAAGGGACAGGTTACTCCTCATTTCAAAGACAATCAAGTGAAGTTAGTGAATCAAAGTTGAGTTCTGTTCCTGATAGTGACTCGGTGAGTTCTGTAGCAGATTTGGATGATAGGAAGTTCAGTGAGCAAGACTTTACTAAAGAAACGGAAGTTATCTCCAACATTTATCATGCATCTGGTCTTGTTGACCATGGAAGTCATTCCTATGAAGACGTATATTCCCTGGAAATGGAACAGGCTGACAAAAGGGATGTCCTACACAATGGGCTTGATATAGAATTGGGTAAAAGGGAAAATCTGGAACCAAGCTTGTTGGATAATGGAGGCTTACCTACTGTTGTTACTAATGAACTCCATCTGAATCCAGAATTAGTTGAAGAGGAGGACAGCAGCAGTAGGTCAAGCTTGTCATCATTGTCCGAAGCAGATGAAAAAATTTCAGACGTGAGGAAGGGTGAAAAAAGTTTGGACCCAAGTGGTGATCTCAACAAGGAGTTTCTAATTTCACCGCAACATTCACTTGAGGAGTCAAATGTTCAATTCATGAGCACGACAGCTGATGAAAATCAATTTAAGGAGCCAGTCTATGACTCAACTCCCCTTGACGCAGAAAACCTCATTTCCTTGAACTCCATTTCTTCTGATATGCAAGCAGAGATATCTGAACTAGTTAGACCTCAAGCATCAGCGGAAATGTATGAGTCTTTTATGTACAAGGATGATGTGGACGGTGAGAAAATAGAGAAGGCTATTTCAGGTGATGAAGAGATATGTGGTGCCACCTCAAAAGCGCATGAACCAGATGCAATTGAGGGAGACTTGGGAAACTACAACCAACCCCAGCTAACATCTTCTGTTTCAGAGGTAGAAATCAATCTCCCAAGGAATTTGGAGGTGAATGCAGCTTCTTCAGAATCTAGTTACCACTTTCTTCTTTCCAATGAACAGACATCAGAACAGGAGAAAGACCTATCCTGGTTGGATAAATCCATGGTTGAACCATGTCTTGGTGATCATTTGGAAGCTCTTGTTATTGAAGATACTGTCAAGGAAGAGGTGGACGACATAAAGGAGATTGATGCAGAGTTGTTATCAGAATTGGATACAGTTGGAGATTTCAGTGTGAAAGAAGTTGTTGGTGAGCCACTCCATTATGAGTTGATAACAGAGGAAGCTAATGCTGTGAGCACTGAATCTGGGTTGTCGACGGCGGATCCAAACCTGTTAGAGCCCTTCCAGGAGCTACCTGTTCTTGAGCACACTCAGGAGGTAGTAGATGTTGATGGGACTTTCAAACAAATTCATGAGGGAGTCAATGTTGAGGAGGTCATGTGTCCTAGCGTGGTTGACAATGAGCTAGAGGTAGTGTCAAAAAGTACAGTGCAGGCCAGTTCACAGTTGCTAACAGTTGAAGCAACATCTTTGGAAGATATTATTACTTCTTCAAATCAAGCTCTAGACAGTTCTGTTAATGAGTTTCCACAACTATTGGATACAGAGGGGTCAGCAGAATTACATCTGGAATTACCTGCAGAGGGTAATGAGGTATCAGCAGATGTCTTGCCTGATGCAGAGGAGGAGATCGCATCAGGCAATATAGGATCCAGTGTTCAAGAAACTTTCACTACGCATATTCCTTTGAAGCAACTATCAGAAGGTAATGTTGCTGAGCTGCCAAATCCATCAAATTCAAAGGACGTATTGGCAGAAGTAGGAACTGAGGCTGTGGTGGAGATTGTATCAAGCAATGTTGTATATGGTGTTGAAGAAACTGTCACTGATTCTCCTTTGAAGCAACTATCAGAAGGTAATGTTGCTGAGCTGCCAAATCCATCAAATTCAAAGGACGTATTGGCAGAAGTAGGAACTGAGGCTGTGGTGGAGATTGTATCAAGCAATGATATATATGGTGTTGAAGAAACTGTCACTGATTCTCCTTTGAAGCAACTATCAGAAGGTAATGTTGCTGAGCTGCCAAATCCATCGAATTCAAAGGATGTATTGGCAGAAGTAGGAACTGAGGCTGTGGTGGAGATTGGATCAAGCAATGTTGTTTATGGTGTTGAAGAAACTATCAGTGATTCTCCTTTGAAGCAAGTCTCGGAAGATGATGTCCGTGAGCTGCCAAAACCATCGAATTCAAAGGATGGATGTGAAGAAGTAAGAACTATGGTGGGGGATTCTATAGACGAGATTGGATCGAACAATACAGGATCTGGTGTTCAAGAAACTATCCCTACTCATAGTGCGTTGAAGCAAGTCTCGGAAAGTATTGTGGATGACTCCATAGAGATTGCATCAGGCAATAGAGAAGTTGTGCAAGAACCTATACCTACTCAAGTTTCAGAAAAGAATGTTGGTGTTGGTGAGCTGCCAAAACCATCTGATTCAAATGATGGATTAGCAGAATAG
- the LOC112194933 gene encoding phosphatidylinositol transfer protein 3 isoform X3, giving the protein MLKDSIKWRLEYKPEKIRWENVAHEAETGKIYKASYSDKYGRTVLIMRPGFQNTSAVNEQILYLVYCMENAINSNPDHEQMVWLINFQLWNTSSISLKVTRETAKVLQNHYPERLGLGILYNPPKIFESFWTMVKPFFEPKTFKKVKFVYSDNPQSLKTMAELFDIDKLDAAFGGRNACGFDYEAYAQRMKEDDKKMCDFIETGCSPSLQPSIMSELQQSDSVASDPGSEGSDEAAGLSSGDEAPAASSNIIDDKMQQDEPRLNTNDVANGDTKKQK; this is encoded by the exons ATGTTGAAAGACTCCATAAAATGGAGACTGGAATACAAGCCAGAGAAGATTCGCTGG GAAAATGTTGCTCATGAAGCAGAGACGGGAAAAATCTACAAAGCCAGTTACTCTGACAAGTATGGAAGGACAGTTCTTATAATGAGACCTGGTTTTCAG AACACAAGCGCGGTAAATGAACAGATCTTATATTTGGTATATTGCATGGAGAATGCCATAAATTCAAATCCAGATCATGAGCAGATGGTGTGGCTGATCAATTTCCAACTATGGAACACATCAAGTATTTCATTGAAAGTGACTAGGGAAACAGCAAAGGTCCTGCAGAATCATTATCCTGAGAGATTGGGCCTTGGCATCCTTTATAATCCCCCAAAAATATTTGAGTCATTTTGGACG ATGGTAAAGCCATTTTTTGAGCCTAAAACATTCAAGAAAGTGAAGTTTGTGTACTCTGATAACCCACAGAGCCTGAAGACAATGGCAGAGCTTTTCGATATAGATAAGTTGGATGCTGCATTTGGTGGCAGAAATGCATGTGGTTTTGACTATGAAGCCTATGCACAAAGAATGAAAGAAGATGACAAGAAAATGTGTGATTTCATTGAGACTGGTTGTTCTCCATCTCTTCAACCATCAATAATGTCTGAATTGCAGCAGTCCGATTCAGTGGCTTCTGACCCTGGTTCTGAGGGCTCTGATGAAGCAGCTGGCTTATCATCCGGTGACGAAGCACCTGCTGCTTCTTCAAATATTATTGATGACAAAATGCAACAAGATGAACCCCGTCTAAATACCAATGACGTTGCAAATGGTgacacaaagaaacaaaaatga
- the LOC112191645 gene encoding uncharacterized protein LOC112191645 isoform X1, which translates to MDVVEDTLYLQLHKLSAINSEEALHQLLSTLWKTRKTGLRDKSHLQSLLNLQSLSDLDPVLACLRSLIRKWVHENLTADDLLKLFPPDLPLDLQSILVLSLQKFESQWKDEIAREQPITRTSGCCQVKTTSLGMSHSLHNDHVAQLSRHEFASEITPVSPCNLGTLPRLKSMTWTMENCNSGSANKVAIINLKLQDYTKSSADEIEVKFQLTRDTLEAMLRSLTYIREQLSSVVGAASGPSQKKQKQSDHVV; encoded by the exons ATGGATGTGGTGGAAGACACGCTTTACCTGCAATTGCATAAGTTATCAGCCATAAATTCCGAGGAAGCACTGCACCAATTGCTTTCCACTCTCTGGAAAACAAGGAAAACCGGTCTCCGCGACAAGTCCCACTTGCAGTCTCTCCTCAATCTACAATCACTCTCCGACCTCGACCCT GTTTTGGCATGCCTTCGTTCGCTCATCAGAAAATGGGTACATGAAAACTTGACTGCCGACGACCTTCTGAAGCTCTTTCCACCCGATTTGCCCCTCGATTTGCAGAGCATTTTGGTGTTGTCCCTTCAAAAGTTTGAGTCTCAATGGAAGGACGAAATAGCCAGAGAGCAG CCCATAACCAGAACCAGTGGATGTTGTCAGGTTAAGACAACCTCTTTGGGTATGTCGCACTCATTACATAATGATCATGTTGCTCAATTAAGCCGACATGAGTTTGCGTCAGAGATCACTCCCGTGTCTCCTTGCAACTTG GGAACTCTTCCTCGCCTAAAGTCAATGACTTGGACCATGGAGAACTGTAACTCCGGATCAGCTAACAAAGTGGCCATCATTAATCTCAAG CTGCAAGATTATACCAAATCTAGTGCAGATGAAATCGAGGTGAAGTTCCAACTGACTAGGGACACTCTTGAAGCAATGTTGAGGTCATTGACCTACATCAGAGAACAACTCTCAAGCGTG GTTGGGGCTGCTTCTGGGCCATCACAGAAGAAGCAAAAGCAGTCAGATCATGTGGTTTGA
- the LOC112194933 gene encoding phosphatidylinositol transfer protein 3 isoform X2 gives MIGPIVDKLPMLCSEAEISRYLRARNWNTKKAGKMLKDSIKWRLEYKPEKIRWENVAHEAETGKIYKASYSDKYGRTVLIMRPGFQNTSAVNEQILYLVYCMENAINSNPDHEQMVWLINFQLWNTSSISLKVTRETAKVLQNHYPERLGLGILYNPPKIFESFWTMVKPFFEPKTFKKVKFVYSDNPQSLKTMAELFDIDKLDAAFGGRNACGFDYEAYAQRMKEDDKKMCDFIETGCSPSLQPSIMSELQQSDSVASDPGSEGSDEAAGLSSGDEAPAASSNIIDDKMQQDEPRLNTNDVANGDTKKQK, from the exons ATGATAGGCCCTATTGTTGATAAGCTACCAATGCTTTGTTCAGAAGCAGAAATATCAAGGTACCTTAGAGCGCGAAACTGGAATACAAAGAAGGCAGGAAAGATGTTGAAAGACTCCATAAAATGGAGACTGGAATACAAGCCAGAGAAGATTCGCTGG GAAAATGTTGCTCATGAAGCAGAGACGGGAAAAATCTACAAAGCCAGTTACTCTGACAAGTATGGAAGGACAGTTCTTATAATGAGACCTGGTTTTCAG AACACAAGCGCGGTAAATGAACAGATCTTATATTTGGTATATTGCATGGAGAATGCCATAAATTCAAATCCAGATCATGAGCAGATGGTGTGGCTGATCAATTTCCAACTATGGAACACATCAAGTATTTCATTGAAAGTGACTAGGGAAACAGCAAAGGTCCTGCAGAATCATTATCCTGAGAGATTGGGCCTTGGCATCCTTTATAATCCCCCAAAAATATTTGAGTCATTTTGGACG ATGGTAAAGCCATTTTTTGAGCCTAAAACATTCAAGAAAGTGAAGTTTGTGTACTCTGATAACCCACAGAGCCTGAAGACAATGGCAGAGCTTTTCGATATAGATAAGTTGGATGCTGCATTTGGTGGCAGAAATGCATGTGGTTTTGACTATGAAGCCTATGCACAAAGAATGAAAGAAGATGACAAGAAAATGTGTGATTTCATTGAGACTGGTTGTTCTCCATCTCTTCAACCATCAATAATGTCTGAATTGCAGCAGTCCGATTCAGTGGCTTCTGACCCTGGTTCTGAGGGCTCTGATGAAGCAGCTGGCTTATCATCCGGTGACGAAGCACCTGCTGCTTCTTCAAATATTATTGATGACAAAATGCAACAAGATGAACCCCGTCTAAATACCAATGACGTTGCAAATGGTgacacaaagaaacaaaaatga
- the LOC112194933 gene encoding phosphatidylinositol transfer protein 3 isoform X4: MSFKKQRESTIEKTLLPDEQRAKIDEVKKMIGPIVDKLPMLCSEAEISRYLRARNWNTKKAGKMLKDSIKWRLEYKPEKIRWENVAHEAETGKIYKASYSDKYGRTVLIMRPGFQNTSAVNEQILYLVYCMENAINSNPDHEQMVWLINFQLWNTSSISLKVTRETAKVLQNHYPERLGLGILYNPPKIFESFWTMVKPFFEPKTFKKVKFVYSDEAAGLSSGDEAPAASSNIIDDKMQQDEPRLNTNDVANGDTKKQK; this comes from the exons ATGTCATTCAAAAAGCAGCGGGAAAGTACGATAGAGAAAACTTTGTTACCAGATGAGCAGCGAGCCAAG ATTGATGAAGTCAAGAAGATGATAGGCCCTATTGTTGATAAGCTACCAATGCTTTGTTCAGAAGCAGAAATATCAAGGTACCTTAGAGCGCGAAACTGGAATACAAAGAAGGCAGGAAAGATGTTGAAAGACTCCATAAAATGGAGACTGGAATACAAGCCAGAGAAGATTCGCTGG GAAAATGTTGCTCATGAAGCAGAGACGGGAAAAATCTACAAAGCCAGTTACTCTGACAAGTATGGAAGGACAGTTCTTATAATGAGACCTGGTTTTCAG AACACAAGCGCGGTAAATGAACAGATCTTATATTTGGTATATTGCATGGAGAATGCCATAAATTCAAATCCAGATCATGAGCAGATGGTGTGGCTGATCAATTTCCAACTATGGAACACATCAAGTATTTCATTGAAAGTGACTAGGGAAACAGCAAAGGTCCTGCAGAATCATTATCCTGAGAGATTGGGCCTTGGCATCCTTTATAATCCCCCAAAAATATTTGAGTCATTTTGGACG ATGGTAAAGCCATTTTTTGAGCCTAAAACATTCAAGAAAGTGAAGTTTGTGTA CTCTGATGAAGCAGCTGGCTTATCATCCGGTGACGAAGCACCTGCTGCTTCTTCAAATATTATTGATGACAAAATGCAACAAGATGAACCCCGTCTAAATACCAATGACGTTGCAAATGGTgacacaaagaaacaaaaatga